The following coding sequences are from one Triticum dicoccoides isolate Atlit2015 ecotype Zavitan chromosome 4A, WEW_v2.0, whole genome shotgun sequence window:
- the LOC119288590 gene encoding gibberellin 2-beta-dioxygenase 6-like — MLAFAEGTSCTTTDPPLADSYRALLCRGELEGVGAASAHAVESLAMLERDLPIIDLERLASRDSRESKACADAMARAASEWGFFQVVNHGVGRDLLEEMRREQAKLFRLPFRTKDKAGLLNGSYRWGNPTATSLRQLSWSESFHVPLPSISREDCDYGKLNSLRGVMQVVADAMSRVAYTVAGTLAENLGHEAGGGEPVFPAGCDGTTCFLRLNRYPACPFAADFFGMVPHTDSDFLTILCQDQVGGLQLIKDSHWVAVKPRADALIVNVGDLFQAWSNNRYKSVEHKVVANSKAERFSIAYFMCPLSYSPVGTYGEPSPYKPFTFEEYRRSVRDDVERTGKKIGLPNFLKRSTVHGLDDDIMDLSS, encoded by the exons ATGCTGGCCTTCGCCGAGGGCACGAGCTGCACGACCACCGATCCGCCTCTGGCGGACAGCTACCGCGCGCTGCTCTGCAGAGGCGAGCTCGAGGGCGTTGGCGCTGCGTCGGCGCATGCGGTGGAGAGCCTGGCCATGCTGGAGCGTGATCTGCCGATCATCGACTTGGAGCGCCTGGCGAGCCGCGACTCGAGGGAGAGCAAGGCGTGCGCGGACGCCATGGCGAGAGCGGCGTCAGAGTGGGGCTTCTTCCAGGTGGTCAACCACGGCGTGGGGCGGGACCTCCTGGAGGAGATgaggcgggagcaggcgaagcTATTCCGCCTGCCGTTCCGTACCAAAGACAAAGCCGGGCTCCTCAACGGCTCGTATCGGTGGGGCAACCCGACGGCCACGTCGCTCAGGCAGCTCTCGTGGTCGGAGTCCTTCCACGTTCCGCTCCCCAGCATCTCCCGGGAAGACTGCGACTACGGAAAGCTCAACTCCTTGAG GGGAGTGATGCAGGTGGTGGCGGACGCGATGTCGCGAGTGGCGTACACGGTGGCCGGGACTCTTGCGGAGAACctcgggcacgaggcagggggcggcgAGCCGGTGTTCCCGGCAGGGTGCGACGGGACGACGTGCTTCCTGCGGCTGAACAGGTACCCGGCGTGCCCGTTCGCGGCGGACTTCTTCGGCATGGTGCCGCACACGGACAGCGACTTCCTCACCATCCTCTGCCAGGACCAGGTCGGGGGCCTACAGCTCATCAAGGACTCCCACTGGGTCGCCGTGAAGCCCCGCGCCGACGCGCTCATTGTCAACGTCGGCGATCTGTTTCAGGCGTGGAGCAACAACAGGTACAAGAGCGTGGAGCACAAGGTGGTGGCCAACTCCAAGGCGGAGCGCTTCTCCATCGCCTACTTCATGTGCCCGTTGTCGTACTCGCCAGTCGGCACATACGGGGAGCCCTCGCCGTACAAGCCGTTTACCTTCGAGGAGTATAGGAGGAGTGTGCGGGATGATGTCGAGAGAACCGGGAAAAAGATTGGACTCCCCAACTTTCTCAAACGTTCAACCGTTCACGGCCTCGATGACGACATCATGGACCTCTCTTCTTAA